The sequence below is a genomic window from Candidatus Aminicenantes bacterium.
GGGCGGCATTCCCGGACGCCGCTCTCGTCGAAGTTCAGCACCACCGCGCCCATATCGGCTCGCTGCTAGCCGAACGCGGCGAGACGGGCCGGGTCCTGGGCATCGCCCTGGACGGCACCGGCTACGGCGACGACGAGGGTAGCTGGGGCGGCGAATTTTTCGCCGGCAACCTGCGCGGCCTGGAGCGGGTCGGCCATCTGCTGCCCGTCTTTCTCCCCGGCGGCGACGCGGCAGCCCGCGAGCCTTGGCGCACGGCCCTCTCCCTGCTGTCCGTCCTCCCGGGACAGGAAAAAGCGGCGGCGCGGCTCGCGCACAAATTCGGACCGCTGGGCGAAAGGGTTCAAGAAGCCATCGACAAACGGCGCGGCGGGGTCATGAGCACGAGCTGCGGCCGGCTGTTCGACGGCGCGGCGGCGCTGCTCGGCCTCGGCGATTATAATTCCTTCGAAGGGGAGCTCCCCATGCGCCTGCAGGCCGAGGCCGAGAAGGCCCGGCCGCAAAATAAATCCTACCCATTCGCCATCGAAGACCGGGCGGGCATGAAGATCCTGAACATGCTGCCGACCCTGACCGCCATGCTGGAGGACAGGCGGGGGCGGGCCGAAAGGGCTTACCGCTTCCACCTGACCCTGGCCCACGGCCT
It includes:
- a CDS encoding carbamoyltransferase HypF — its product is AAFPDAALVEVQHHRAHIGSLLAERGETGRVLGIALDGTGYGDDEGSWGGEFFAGNLRGLERVGHLLPVFLPGGDAAAREPWRTALSLLSVLPGQEKAAARLAHKFGPLGERVQEAIDKRRGGVMSTSCGRLFDGAAALLGLGDYNSFEGELPMRLQAEAEKARPQNKSYPFAIEDRAGMKILNMLPTLTAMLEDRRGRAERAYRFHLTLAHGLAAMANALTASAATDKIALSGGVFQNLLLLKTCRTSMKKNGFQVLHHALVPANDGGVSLGQAALAAMKYSKEK